The Loxodonta africana isolate mLoxAfr1 chromosome 18, mLoxAfr1.hap2, whole genome shotgun sequence genome includes the window GAGGAAAGTGGAGGTGAAACCAGCCCTGACTCTGCTCACCGAGTCACACAGCCTGGCACGGGTTTGTGCACCCCTGGAAGAAGGCCGCATTGCTTCAGTTCTCCCAAAGTGGCTGAGTCGATTATGCAGTGCACTCTCTGAGAGTGAGACTGTGACATATGTGTGCTcagaacattaaaaaacaaaactcagaacagttgctgtcaagtcaactctgagtagaactgcgctccacggggtttttaacggctgtgatctttcagaagtagatcactaggcagTCTATCTCACATCTgattgtctttgagtcaattccaactcatggcgaccacatgctTACAGattagaattgctccacagggttttcttgggtttaatggaagcagatcgccaggcctttctttctcggtattgctgggtgggtttgaaccaccaacctttaggttaattgTCGAGTGCAAGTTGACCTATTTTCTCACATACCCATTCACTGCCGTAAGTCacctccgactcatagtgaccctataggacacagtagaactgctccatggggtttccaaggtggtaatctttacagaagcagactaccacatctttctgccatggagtagctggtaggttcaaaccgctgacctttcagttagcagctgagcgcttaaacgTACAGGCCAGCGAAGGCAGAGATGAGGGCAAGTGGGGAGTGGTTGGAGAGGACTCCTCCTCTTCCTCGAGTGTCTTTGGCAGGTCCAAAACCTGGATGGTCCAAACtgctaacatgctcagctgctaaccaaaaggttggaggtttgagtccacccagaggcaccttggaagaaaggtctggcaatctacttccaaaaaaagcagccattgaaaaccctgtggagcacagttctaccctgatacacatggggtcaccactagTTGGGATCAACTGGACTACAGCTGATTTGGTTAAACCTGGATGGCTTCAAAATTCCTGCTTTTGCTAAAGTGCAGACACCTATTTCTGGGTAATTCTGAAGCAGCCGCCCTGATGTGTGGGCCTGTCTCAGCACTCCAGGGTAGGAGTCACTCAGccttcctgtcatggattgaagtgtgtccccccaaaatatctgtcagtttggttaggccatgattcccagtatcgtctaccattttgtcatctgatgttatttccctttgtgttgtaaatcctatcactatgatgttaatgagatggattaggggcagttatattgatgagatctacaaaattagatagtgtcttaagccaatctcttttgagaatataaaagagagaagcaagcagagagacagggggacctcataccaccaagaaagcagagctgggaacagagtgtgtcctttggacctggggttcctgcgaggagaagctcctagaccaggggaagattgatgacaaggaccttcctccagagctgacagagaaagtctttgcctggagctgatgccctgaatttggacttctagcctactagactgagagaataaacttcactttgttgaagccatccacttgtggtatttctgttatagcagccctagatgagtaagacactcTCACTGAACTCTCTCAAGGGCAGGTCCCTTACTCCAGATTCCATTCGGGTTTTTCACCATCTTTAAAAAGTTCTTCCTTAAAGCTAACAgaatttatcctttcatccccttcattttacagatgtggaaactgaggccagggGCTTGCTTCAGGTTACTCTGCACATTTGTGTCCCACTAGCATCCTGAACCCCCAGTCAGCCCCTCTAGTCTCCCATTAGGGCCTCAGCTTTGGTGGGGGGCCGTCTTGGCAGGCTGGAGGCAGAACAGCTGTGGGCCCCAGAACTCATTTCCTATTCTGCAGGTCCAAACAGGCGACCTCAGGACCTAACgggtctctctgagcctcaatttctccaTCTGCGAATTGGTGCCGCCCTTCATTGGGCTGTTGTGCAGATTTCATGAACTCCTGTCGGTGAAgcgcttagcacagtgcctggcacatagtacgcGCTCAATTAATCCTAACTTGTGATTATTAGACCTCCGCAGCCTGGACCTCGGCGCTGGTCTCCTGCGCCTGGCTCGGGCTCCCCGCCTGCCTGCGTGGGACAGGATGTGGTGGGCGAACAGCGGGGCCCTTGAGGCAGGGCGGAGAGGGCGGCTGAAAGAAGGGAGAGCAAGCCCCAAAGGTCCGGATGGTCGGGAGGGCGGTCGGGCACGGGGTGGAAACCGCGACTATTTGCAGCGTCGCCCTCGGGCTGCGGTCGCGCTGGCGTTTGCAGCCTTGGCAGTCCGAGCCCGCCGCTCCGCCCAGTGTCCTCGGCCACCCCGGCACAGCCCTGGCCCGCGCGCCCCGCTGCGCCCCGTCCTCGCGGCCCCGCTTTCAGGGGGAAAGACACGGCCGGGGGTGCGGGGCAGGGCGCGACCCTCAGCTGACAGGAGGCCTGCGTGGGCTGGCGGGGCGGGCGGCGACTCCCGGGTGGGGTGGGCCCGGGGCGGGCGCTGGGCGGGACGCGGCCTCCGGGTGGTCTAGGGGCGGTCGAGGTACGTCGAAGCGGGGCGCGACCCCGGCTAAGCCGGAGGCCCGGCGAGGAATGTTCGGGCTGGCGTCACCCGCGCGTTGAGCTGGGCTGGAGGCGGGCTCGGGACCGTGGCTGGCCGCGGGAAGGGGAGAAGCGCAACCTTCGGATGGGTTTGGGGCGCGCGAGGCACGTCGAGGCGGGCGCGACCCCCGGCTGGGCTGGGCTCTGGCGGTCGTGGGGCGGGGGCCTGGCCGCGGGTCGGGTCGTGGCGGTCGCGAGGCTTCCCAGGCGCCGGGTGGGCGCGCAGGATTGCTCAAGGCTGCGGTTTGGCTGAGAGAGCAGAGCTGGAAAGAGGGCGCAGgaggaaaggattaaaaaaaaaaagctaagggaGAACAGAAAAGAGGGAAACACGAGATGAGGGCGGAATACGGGCAGGATGTTGACGTTTCCTGAGCGCCTGCTCTGTCCACAGTAGGTAGGATCATTGGCCCCATTTTACAGGCCGGCTTGAGGACGTTGAGGACCTTGGATTCAAACCGAGGTCTGCCCCCACTGGAGTACTCTTTCACCTTGACTGGTGAATGCAaacgagagagagacagaaacagagagacgggggggggggggggggtggggaatgATGAGGGGAAGACGGAGAAAGGGACCTGGGAGGACAGGCAGGAGAGAGTGGGCTCCAGTGAGGGGTCGCGGCTGCCTGGTGGAAACCCTTGTGGGGAAGCAGACAGCCGTCAGGCTGACGATCTGGGTCCTTCCCGTCCTCCCTCTTCCCCCATGACGCCGCAGGGCCCCCCATCAGTCTTTCCAGCGCCCTCTGGGCGCCCCCGTGTGGAAGCTTCTGACCACCTGGATCCCCCAGCTAGAACATCTTGCCTGCCGGGTCCCTGTGAGGAAAGAGCAGGGCCCAGGTCTCTGATGACCTGTGCCCTGGGTAGAGGGACAGAAGATTGAGGAGAGACTGGGCCGCCAGAGGGGAGGGCTCTTGGGGAGGGGGGGCGGTCGGCAGCATATTCCTTCCAAATGGGGGCTGGAGGTGGATGAAGATACCCGGGAGTGCCTCATTGGAACAATGAATGGCCCTTGCACTCCTGTGCAGCTGTGATGGCTTAAGATTTCTGAAAAAGGCAACTCACCCCAAAAATTTGAGATTACACTCAGGCATTCATTCAATTATTCCggatttactgagcacctgtacAACATGGGAGTTTCTTGGGAACAGAGATGTAAGACACAGAAAAGCATTATAATCGTTTTAACACGAACTATGCCATCACTGGAGCATTGGGGAGAAATAAATACTCCTGGGCCCCCTTTACCGAGATTTATAAAGCGGATGCCCTTCAGACACTAAAGACAGAGCATGTTGGGTTTGGTACAAATGAGCAAAGAGTGTTCCCAGGGACTGCGTACGCAGATCTCTGCCCACAGTTATGGTGGGCAATTTGACTCCAGCCTGCCTTGCCCTTGGCATTCATAGCCCCTCACTTATGCCCCAAgtatctctgttgttgttgttggatgccaccaagttgattctgactcacagggacccatgtgacagagtagaattgcccccaaagggtttcctaggctgtaatttttatgggagcagatcactaggtctttctcccgtggagcccccgggtgggtttgaatcgccaaccctTCTTAGCagccaacacttaaccattgcactatcaGCCACCACCAACCCCCCCACCCTGCCAGTATCTCTAGAAGACCCTAAGCATATTGACCACCTTCAGCAAGAAATTTTCACTGTCTGCTGATCAGAGTCCAAAGAATGGTTCAGAACAGTCCCTGACCTGCCCTTAGCATCAGGCACCTCTCTGACCATCAAAGGTCCCAGTAGTCTCTCACCTGTCTCCCTTCCTTCTCCATCACCTTTCCCCACTGAACCCAAGCCTATGATAACCACATCCTTTTTTCAGTTAGGTTCTATAAGAAAAGAAAGATGTGCAAAATGGGGAATATTTGTCCACATAATGAATTTATTTAAATCAAGAGTGGAAGCAAAgcacagcacagtggttaagaataagGCTCTGCATTTGAATTCTGACCCaccacttactagttgtgtgacctcaggcaagttacttaacctttctgaactTCACTTATCTCATCTATAAGGTGGGGCTAATAGTATACTCACTTCAAAGGATTGCTGTCATATTTACATGAGGTAATGCATAGAAGTACTTCATGCAGTGTAggcacttaattaaaaaaaaaaaaaaaacaaaacacattgctgtcaagtcgatttcgactcagcccaataggacagagtagatctgtcccatatggtttccaaggagcatctggtggatttgaactgccagccttttgattagcagccgtagctcttaaccactacaccaccagggtttccaaggcacttaataaatgtagCTATTATTGCTATTGGTAATATGATTAGATGATAACATTCCTCCATATTTCCTAGGAAAGCCCAGATTAAGGAAAGTCATTTGAGGCATTCTGTGATATTTTGCTATCAGATTGCAAGctccccaggacaggaacaaggTCTTTCCCATCACTCTAGGAGCTCCCTCTGGCCAGGGATCAGGCCTCTTCCTTAGGCAAGGCTTAATGTACCAAACTTTAAAGGTGAGGTTCAGAGGTTTCAGAACTGAAGGCTGGGGGAGTGAAGCCCCTCTTGTCAGAGGAGGTGGGTTCTAGTCCTGCCTTTGCTTCAGATGTGGCACTGATGGAGTCTCTCCCGTAAGTGCTTGCTTCTCCAGGAGCCTTTGTGCGGTGAGGCAGCCAGAGAATGACCCATTAGCAGGATAAGAGAAGCGCATGATTCAAATCGGCCTTTTCTTGCTGGATCTTGATTAGTGAACGTGGGGGAAAAGTGAGTGGCTAATTGAAAATCGAATTATAATGCACTGTCCTTTGTTTACCAAGTCAGGCCTCCAGACCCGGCTGTCTGCAGAGCACTTTGTTTCTCGCATCAGGGAAGGCTCCTAAGCCAGCCACATGGAGACAACACCCGCGGGTTGGGTAGCTTGGCTGGAGCCTGGCTGGGACTCAGCATGAGGGGTACATGGACCTACTCTTTCAGGATCAAACCCTGTCCTGCTCTCCCTGACTGCTGTCTGGAGCACGTGATCTGACGGAACTGGGGAGCGTAGCCATGGAGGCTAAGAGGCTGCCCAGGCCCTCCGGTACCCTTCCTGGAGCTGCTGAGCTCTTTGTGGTCTGGGGAGCAGGGGCCagcctgggggtggggaaggaggaacTCCAGGCCCCTTCCGGCTAGTTGCTGGCCCCCTTGGCCTGATGTGTGAGCACACGAGCAGGGGCAGAGATGGTTGTGGAAAATGAGTTAATGACCCTCTGAGCCCAGAGGGCAGATGTGATCCCAGAGAGAGTCCTGGTCCAGAGTTTGGGGAGAAACAGGATCAGGAAACAAGATCAGCAGACATCTCGAGTGGTGGATGTCAGTTTGCCAAGCCGTGATGGGGAAGGGTGTCGCAGGCAGTGGGAACAGCAGAAACAAAGGCACAGAGGCTTGAAGGAGAACAGCTCCCAGAGCTGGGCTCCCCATCCCATGGTTCTGCTCACCTTGCAGGTGGGGAACAATCAGCAAGGCTTTCCGGCATACTTGTTCTACGCCTAGCACTTGATGAGGCACTTGAAGAAATCTCTCTTTAGGGATTATATAATCTTCATGGTTTGGTAATTCCCCTCCACTGGGCCCCAgattcctctccttctccctcctccttcagCCCCTCTACCTCTTCCTGTTTCTCCTCCAGCTCTGGGTGCTCCTGGGCAAGACCTTTCTTCCCTCTGGGACTCATCTCTAATGTGGATGAATTTGTCAAATGGAAAGATCTTAGATTCTAA containing:
- the LOC104846297 gene encoding translation initiation factor IF-2 → MRPEDLEARIQKVKPAPHPPAHMWRYRSGHEWEGPTGGPVLVLSLGSLSGFGSQTAALSNPARPPGAWEASRPPRPDPRPGPRPTTARAQPSRGSRPPRRASRAPNPSEGCASPLPAASHGPEPASSPAQRAGDASPNIPRRASGLAGVAPRFDVPRPPLDHPEAASRPAPAPGPPHPGVAARPASPRRPPRGREDGAQRGARARAVPGWPRTLGGAAGSDCQGCKRQRDRSPRATLQIVAVSTPCPTALPTIRTFGACSPFFQPPSPPCLKGPAVRPPHPVPRRQAGSPSQAQETSAEVQAAEV